The Candidatus Bathyarchaeota archaeon genome includes a region encoding these proteins:
- a CDS encoding helix-turn-helix domain-containing protein — protein sequence MKLAQILDATELILKKAGFQISERCTSRPSCFDFVTRKGKRLAFVKVHSDVGNVSARDACEVQAISGCFSATPLFICDKTREKPLEDDTVYSRCSIYTITLKTLEDIVSRKMQPLVEAGPGGCYVRLNGNAIRKKRLELGLSVGKLAEMMGVSRRTLYGYEKGMAKASVSAAYGLEWILGIPVAQSIDVFESVPQDTGFFATAKRIIIKHGFLQMVLKKLAQFDFDVAPTKRAPFDFIARSPGDSLNIVGGVPHKGERNVDQRAEEIVSFSKIVNAQPVFITDGKPIPNNGISLIDREDLEGIEDPEEFIAQF from the coding sequence ATGAAGCTGGCGCAGATTCTCGACGCCACTGAATTGATTTTAAAGAAAGCTGGCTTCCAAATTTCTGAAAGATGCACCTCGCGGCCAAGTTGTTTTGATTTTGTAACAAGAAAAGGGAAAAGACTTGCTTTCGTAAAGGTACACTCCGATGTTGGAAACGTTTCAGCGAGGGATGCTTGCGAAGTTCAAGCAATCTCCGGATGTTTTTCCGCTACGCCTCTCTTTATCTGCGACAAAACACGCGAAAAGCCCTTAGAAGATGACACCGTCTACTCAAGATGTAGCATCTATACAATTACCCTCAAAACGCTTGAAGACATAGTCTCTCGCAAAATGCAGCCGCTTGTAGAGGCTGGTCCAGGAGGTTGCTACGTTAGGCTCAATGGAAACGCCATTAGAAAGAAGAGGCTAGAATTGGGCTTGTCTGTTGGCAAGTTAGCAGAGATGATGGGTGTTTCCCGAAGAACTCTGTACGGCTACGAAAAAGGCATGGCTAAGGCCTCCGTGTCCGCCGCCTACGGCCTTGAATGGATTTTAGGCATTCCGGTGGCGCAGTCTATCGACGTGTTTGAATCAGTTCCTCAGGATACAGGATTTTTCGCCACCGCCAAGCGCATAATCATCAAACACGGCTTTCTGCAAATGGTCTTAAAGAAACTTGCTCAGTTCGATTTTGATGTAGCTCCCACTAAAAGGGCTCCTTTCGACTTTATAGCGCGGTCCCCAGGGGACTCGTTAAACATAGTGGGCGGTGTCCCCCATAAAGGGGAACGAAATGTCGATCAGAGAGCAGAGGAAATCGTAAGCTTCAGCAAAATCGTCAACGCTCAACCGGTCTTTATAACGGATGGTAAACCGATTCCAAACAATGGCATCTCGCTGATTGATCGCGAGGATTTGGAAGGGATAGAAGATCCAGAAGAGTTCATTGCACAATTTTAG
- a CDS encoding ribonuclease HII translates to MKIAGVDDAGRGAAIGPLAIAGVLLDEKDLPKLIGLGVKDSKLLSPRRREQLAEEIKKLALKFHVIKLSPTDIDRVVETGKKLHRLNRLEAQTMAKVVEALKPDVAYVDASDVLADRFGNHIIEGIPFKVRIISEHKADAKYPIVSAASIIAKVERDSAVSELRKKHGDFGCGYPTDPKTIKFLENWVKKFGVYPDFVRKSWKPAKRIKAEVKAKQTKLV, encoded by the coding sequence GTGAAAATAGCTGGAGTTGACGATGCCGGTCGCGGGGCAGCAATTGGACCTCTTGCTATCGCAGGTGTTTTGCTCGACGAAAAAGACTTGCCTAAGCTCATAGGCTTAGGCGTGAAGGATTCCAAACTCCTTTCCCCTCGCAGGCGAGAACAACTTGCTGAAGAAATCAAGAAGTTGGCTCTCAAATTTCATGTTATAAAGTTGTCTCCAACGGACATCGACAGGGTGGTTGAAACTGGCAAAAAGCTTCATAGACTGAATCGGCTTGAAGCTCAGACCATGGCTAAAGTGGTAGAAGCCCTCAAGCCAGACGTGGCGTACGTAGATGCTTCGGATGTGTTGGCCGATCGATTCGGAAATCACATTATCGAAGGCATTCCGTTCAAGGTTAGAATAATATCAGAACACAAAGCAGACGCAAAGTACCCCATAGTTTCAGCAGCCTCAATCATCGCAAAAGTGGAGCGTGACAGCGCGGTTTCTGAGTTAAGAAAGAAACATGGAGACTTCGGCTGTGGTTACCCAACCGATCCTAAAACCATCAAATTTCTAGAAAATTGGGTGAAAAAGTTTGGCGTTTACCCAGACTTTGTGCGTAAATCGTGGAAGCCAGCTAAAAGAATTAAAGCAGAAGTTAAGGCAAAACAGACAAAACTAGTCTAA
- a CDS encoding NTPase, producing the protein MKRLVFVTGRPGVGKTSVLLRAVDALKAKGYKVGGMISREVRERGVRVGFEIVDFHTGQRGWLAHVTQPTGPRVSKYRVNLSDLNVIGASSILNAARDADIIVVDEIGPMELFSPEFKKAVDQAIRSSKPVVGTIHFRARDPLINVIKAREDAEILEVTYENREDLHNVIIHKVVQSLEKPS; encoded by the coding sequence TTGAAGCGACTTGTATTCGTAACTGGACGCCCCGGCGTCGGCAAAACAAGCGTTCTACTTCGCGCCGTCGATGCTTTAAAGGCTAAAGGGTATAAGGTCGGCGGCATGATCAGTCGTGAGGTTCGTGAACGAGGAGTTCGTGTGGGCTTTGAGATAGTTGATTTTCACACTGGACAAAGAGGCTGGTTGGCTCATGTAACTCAGCCCACTGGTCCTCGAGTCAGTAAGTACCGAGTTAATTTGAGTGATCTAAACGTTATAGGCGCGAGTTCCATTCTCAACGCTGCAAGAGACGCGGACATAATCGTCGTGGATGAGATAGGACCTATGGAGCTTTTTTCACCCGAGTTTAAGAAAGCAGTTGATCAAGCGATAAGAAGCAGTAAACCAGTGGTGGGAACCATCCATTTTAGAGCACGGGACCCGCTGATCAACGTCATCAAAGCGAGAGAGGACGCGGAGATCCTGGAGGTAACCTATGAAAACCGAGAAGACCTCCACAATGTTATTATTCACAAAGTCGTTCAGTCCTTAGAGAAGCCATCTTAA
- a CDS encoding tRNA (guanine(10)-N(2))-dimethyltransferase, protein MLTNFVVDKNFGVVELSFSFPTEIVTEGKTSVVVPKLEAYVKEPWEYAPSKAPVFYNPVMKLNRDVAVLALQAYQSTLGREISVCEPLAGCGIRSVRFAMEVEGVLKIVMNDINPKAVQLAQFNVERNKLVERVSVMNEDANLLLSRYAAPRKRFDFIDIDPFGSPVPYLDATIRALRNGGLLALTATDMAPLCGVHPRACVRKYGGKPLRTEYCHELAVRLLVGCLTMMAAKHDVAIKVLFSHSTDHYIRAYALTRYGARQADKSVQTMGYILHCFACFHREAIGGMFSSLERKCPECGSKLNVAGPLWLGKLFDEDFCSLMEKEAYGRRLREKRVLKLLSLTRNEIEAPITYYVVDKICDKFNLPIPPLIEVINELKSAGFQAVPTHFNSRGVRTDASTKVMKEYVIKCVQIHKDVFDQ, encoded by the coding sequence ATATTAACGAATTTTGTGGTTGACAAAAATTTTGGGGTTGTAGAGTTGAGTTTCAGTTTTCCCACGGAAATTGTGACCGAGGGGAAGACAAGCGTTGTGGTGCCTAAGCTTGAGGCGTATGTGAAAGAGCCTTGGGAATACGCTCCGTCTAAGGCGCCAGTGTTCTACAACCCGGTTATGAAGTTGAACAGAGACGTAGCGGTTTTGGCGTTGCAAGCGTATCAGTCAACGTTAGGAAGAGAGATTTCTGTTTGCGAACCCTTAGCCGGATGCGGTATTCGAAGCGTCAGGTTTGCAATGGAGGTTGAAGGTGTTCTGAAAATCGTTATGAATGATATTAACCCAAAAGCCGTCCAACTTGCTCAATTCAACGTTGAACGCAATAAACTGGTTGAGCGCGTCTCTGTCATGAACGAGGATGCAAATCTTCTTTTAAGCCGGTATGCAGCACCTCGCAAGAGGTTCGATTTCATTGATATTGATCCTTTTGGGTCTCCAGTGCCGTATTTAGATGCTACAATCCGCGCTCTTCGTAACGGCGGTCTGCTGGCTTTAACAGCCACTGATATGGCTCCCTTATGTGGTGTTCATCCTAGGGCTTGTGTCCGAAAATATGGCGGAAAGCCTCTGCGAACTGAGTACTGTCACGAGCTAGCCGTCCGTCTTTTAGTTGGATGCTTAACGATGATGGCGGCAAAGCATGATGTAGCAATCAAGGTTCTATTCAGCCACAGCACGGATCACTACATTAGAGCGTATGCCCTCACTCGTTACGGCGCAAGACAAGCCGACAAGAGTGTTCAAACGATGGGATATATTCTTCATTGCTTTGCGTGTTTTCATAGGGAAGCAATCGGAGGAATGTTTTCTTCCTTAGAACGAAAGTGTCCTGAATGTGGGTCTAAGCTGAATGTTGCAGGCCCATTGTGGCTAGGCAAGTTGTTTGATGAAGATTTTTGTTCGTTGATGGAGAAGGAGGCTTACGGAAGAAGACTGAGAGAGAAAAGGGTTCTCAAGCTGTTGTCTTTGACCCGAAATGAGATTGAAGCACCAATCACTTATTATGTGGTTGACAAAATCTGTGATAAATTCAATTTGCCAATTCCGCCTTTAATTGAAGTGATTAATGAGCTCAAAAGCGCAGGTTTTCAAGCTGTGCCGACACATTTCAACAGCAGAGGCGTTAGGACAGACGCTTCTACAAAGGTTATGAAAGAATATGTGATCAAATGCGTACAGATACACAAAGATGTTTTTGATCAATAG
- a CDS encoding rhomboid family intramembrane serine protease: protein MFLINSLQFFSGVFNPYGGVAYWAHIGGFIAGLLTAFLFKITASQKRLPERTFSLVS from the coding sequence ATGTTTTTGATCAATAGTCTTCAATTTTTTTCAGGCGTCTTTAATCCGTATGGCGGAGTAGCGTACTGGGCGCATATCGGCGGTTTTATAGCTGGACTGCTCACTGCCTTCCTGTTCAAGATAACTGCTTCTCAGAAGAGATTACCCGAGAGAACGTTTAGCCTCGTCAGCTGA
- a CDS encoding GNAT family N-acetyltransferase, which translates to MCRDAELKQKIIVRKARSSDNDAVFKFCEKTWDWGDYVPRVWNRWLEEKDGRILVATINNVPVGISHVKILKQGEAWLEAARTDPNYRRKGVATAITKECFKFALQKGAKLVRLITASDNTAALRVLRKLGLNLVSEFVKMTCEKTEAGKSEKTRWAKVTDEKEIWEFLRKSKCYAKSAGSFTILYVWTSLQKEDLKKFLAEKKAIIYRDENAVSGLILIDDGVSREWTENSVQTCYVDGTQEAVLDMIRFLKRYCRESGIKKIYGFTCDHKPITSAFDIMGFERDTLTCIYLFEKRLSADEAKRSLG; encoded by the coding sequence ATATGTCGTGACGCGGAATTGAAACAAAAAATCATCGTTAGAAAAGCTCGAAGTTCAGACAACGACGCTGTTTTCAAGTTTTGTGAGAAAACATGGGATTGGGGAGACTACGTTCCCCGTGTCTGGAACCGCTGGCTTGAAGAAAAAGACGGAAGAATACTTGTTGCAACCATAAACAACGTTCCTGTGGGAATTAGCCACGTGAAAATTTTGAAGCAAGGAGAGGCCTGGCTGGAAGCTGCTAGGACAGACCCAAATTACAGGCGAAAAGGCGTCGCCACCGCAATCACAAAGGAATGCTTTAAGTTCGCTCTTCAGAAAGGCGCGAAGCTAGTTAGGCTGATCACAGCTTCTGATAACACAGCAGCTCTACGTGTTCTAAGGAAACTTGGCTTAAATCTTGTTTCAGAATTTGTGAAAATGACATGCGAAAAGACGGAAGCGGGGAAGAGTGAGAAAACGAGATGGGCAAAAGTGACGGATGAAAAGGAGATATGGGAATTTCTTAGAAAGTCGAAGTGCTACGCAAAGTCTGCGGGATCGTTCACCATTTTATACGTGTGGACCTCCCTTCAGAAAGAGGACCTCAAAAAGTTTCTAGCTGAAAAGAAAGCAATAATTTACAGGGATGAAAACGCGGTTTCAGGTTTGATATTGATCGACGATGGAGTAAGCCGCGAATGGACCGAGAATTCTGTTCAGACATGCTACGTGGATGGAACCCAAGAAGCAGTGTTAGACATGATAAGATTTCTTAAGAGATACTGCCGCGAATCAGGGATCAAAAAGATATATGGCTTCACATGTGATCATAAGCCGATAACTTCTGCCTTTGACATAATGGGATTTGAACGTGACACGCTTACATGCATCTATCTTTTCGAAAAAAGGTTATCAGCTGACGAGGCTAAACGTTCTCTCGGGTAA